Proteins encoded within one genomic window of Rhinolophus sinicus isolate RSC01 linkage group LG05, ASM3656204v1, whole genome shotgun sequence:
- the ARG1 gene encoding arginase-1, with product MSSKPKSIGIVGAPFSKGQPRGGVEEGPKVLRKAGLLEKLKEQECDVKDYGDLPFADVPNDSPFQIVKNPRSVGKANEQLAGVVAEVKKSGRTSLVLGGDHSLAIGSISGHARVHPDLCVIWVDAHADINTPQTTSSGNLHGQPVSFLLKELKGKIPDIPGFSWVTPCISAKDIVYIGLRDVDPGEHYILKTLGIKYFSMTEVDKLGIGKVMEETFSYLVGRKKRPIHLSFDVDGLDPSFTPATGTPVIGGLSYREGLYITEEVYKTGLLSGLDIMEVNPSLGKTPEEVTRTVNTAVAVTQACFGVAREGNHKPLDYLNPPK from the exons ATGAGTTCCAAGCCCAAATCCATAGGGATTGTCGGAGCTCCTTTCTCCAAGGGACAG CCACGAGGAGGAGTGGAAGAAGGCCCTAAGGTACTGAGAAAGGCTGGCCTGCTTGAGAAACTTAAAGAACAAG AGTGTGATGTAAAAGATTATGGGGACCTGCCCTTTGCTGATGTCCCCAATGACAGTCCCTTCCAAATTGTGAAGAATCCAAGGTCTGTGGGAAAAGCCAACGAGCAGCTGGCTGGTGTGGTGGCAGAAGTCAAGAAGAGTGGAAGGACCAGCCTGGTCCTGGGTGGAGACCACAG TTTGGCGATTGGCAGTATCTCTGGCCATGCCAGGGTCCACCCGGATCTCTGTGTCATTTGGGTGGATGCTCATGCTGACATCAACACTCCACAGACAACCTCAAGTGGGAACTTACATGGACAACCTGTGTCTTTCCTTTTGAAGGAACTAAAGGGAAAG ATCCCTGATATACCAGGATTCTCCTGGGTGACTCCCTGCATATCTGCCAAAGATATTGTGTATATTGGCCTGAGAGACGTGGACCCCGGAGAACA CTACATTTTGAAAACTCTGGGTATTAAATACTTTTCAATGACTGAAGTGGATAAACTGGGAATTGGCAAGGTGATGGAAGAAACATTCAGCTATCTAGTAGGAAG aaagaaaaggccaaTTCATTTGAGCTTTGATGTCGATGGACTGGACCCATCTTTCACACCAGCCACTGGCACACCAGTCATCGGAGGTCTGTCTTACAGAGAAGGCCTCTACATTACAGAAGAAGTTTACAAAACAG GGCTGCTATCAGGATTAGATATAATGGAAGTGAACCCATCTCTGGGGAAGACACCAGAAGAAGTAACGCGAACAGTCAACACAGCGGTAGCAGTAACCCAGGCTTGTTTTGGAGTTGCCCGGGAGGGTAATCATAAGCCTCTTGACTACCTTAACCCACCTAAGTAA